A window of the Streptomyces sp. NBC_00250 genome harbors these coding sequences:
- a CDS encoding alpha/beta fold hydrolase: MYSDIAAPYDQGLLDVGDGNLIHWEVSGNPEGKPALVVHGGPGSGSSPRSRRFFDPEAYRLVLFDQRGCGRSTPHASDPAADMAVNTTAHLVADMERLREHLGIDRWLLYGGSWGSTLILAYAEAYPERVTEIVIAAVTTTRRSETAWLYEGVGRFFPEAHERFRAGAEGASLADRASGAEGASGTDRASGAGGAATSDGASDLVGAYAALMNHPDRAVREKAAADWCAWEDAVLSMEGQGTPYTDRVDDTRLGFVRICSHYFAHGAWLEEGALIRDAHRLAGIPGVLIHGRLDMGGPLGTAWELSRAWPDARLHVVESAGHLGGEETGKLILTALDDFAMG, translated from the coding sequence ATGTACTCCGACATCGCCGCACCGTACGACCAGGGCCTGCTCGACGTGGGCGACGGCAATCTCATCCATTGGGAGGTCTCCGGCAACCCGGAGGGCAAGCCCGCGCTCGTCGTCCACGGCGGGCCGGGCTCCGGGTCCTCGCCGCGCAGCCGCCGCTTCTTCGACCCGGAGGCGTACCGTCTGGTCCTCTTCGACCAGCGCGGTTGCGGCCGCTCCACCCCGCACGCGAGCGATCCGGCCGCCGACATGGCCGTGAACACCACCGCGCACCTGGTCGCGGACATGGAGCGGCTGCGCGAGCACCTCGGGATCGACCGCTGGCTGCTGTACGGCGGCTCCTGGGGCTCCACGCTGATCCTGGCGTACGCGGAGGCGTACCCGGAGAGGGTGACGGAGATCGTGATCGCGGCCGTGACGACCACCCGCCGCTCCGAGACGGCCTGGCTGTACGAGGGTGTGGGGCGGTTCTTCCCCGAGGCCCACGAGCGCTTCCGAGCGGGGGCCGAAGGGGCCTCGTTGGCCGACAGGGCCTCGGGGGCCGAAGGGGCCTCGGGGACCGACAGGGCCTCGGGCGCCGGCGGGGCTGCGACGAGCGACGGGGCCTCGGACCTCGTCGGCGCCTACGCCGCCCTCATGAACCACCCCGACCGGGCCGTCCGGGAGAAGGCCGCCGCCGACTGGTGCGCCTGGGAGGACGCGGTCCTCTCCATGGAGGGCCAGGGCACCCCTTACACCGACCGGGTCGACGACACCCGGCTCGGCTTCGTCCGGATCTGCTCGCACTACTTCGCGCACGGCGCCTGGCTGGAGGAGGGCGCCCTGATCCGCGACGCCCACCGGCTCGCCGGCATCCCCGGTGTCCTGATCCACGGCCGGCTCGACATGGGCGGGCCGCTCGGCACCGCCTGGGAGCTGTCCCGGGCCTGGCCGGACGCCCGGCTGCACGTGGTCGAGAGCGCCGGTCACCTGGGCGGCGAGGAGACCGGGAAGCTGATCCTCACCGCCCTGGACGACTTCGCGATGGGGTGA
- a CDS encoding HhH-GPD-type base excision DNA repair protein, whose amino-acid sequence MSPVSKSPAAAPYPEIHLAQQAEADALLGRSPLAALVGMLLDQQVPMEWAFSGPYTIASRLGADDLDAHEIAARDPEEFAALLSEKPAVHRYPGSMAQRVQQLCAFLVEEYGGDAEAVWADAATGKELLARLQALPGFGKQKAQIFLALLGKQYGVRPAGWREAAGAYGEQGSYRSAADITGPESLAKVRAHKQEMKAAAKAEKAAKATKDQKPSGN is encoded by the coding sequence ATGAGCCCCGTGTCCAAGAGCCCCGCCGCCGCCCCGTACCCGGAGATCCATCTCGCCCAGCAGGCGGAGGCCGACGCGCTGCTCGGCCGGTCGCCGCTGGCCGCGCTCGTCGGCATGCTCCTCGACCAGCAGGTCCCGATGGAGTGGGCGTTCTCCGGGCCGTACACCATCGCCTCGCGGCTGGGCGCGGACGATCTCGACGCGCACGAGATCGCCGCCCGGGACCCCGAGGAGTTCGCCGCGCTGCTCTCCGAGAAGCCGGCCGTTCACCGCTACCCGGGGTCGATGGCCCAGCGCGTACAGCAACTGTGCGCCTTCCTCGTCGAGGAGTACGGGGGCGATGCCGAGGCCGTCTGGGCGGACGCGGCGACCGGGAAGGAGCTGCTCGCGCGGCTCCAGGCGCTGCCCGGCTTCGGCAAACAGAAGGCGCAGATCTTCCTGGCGCTGCTCGGCAAGCAGTACGGCGTGCGGCCCGCGGGCTGGCGGGAGGCGGCGGGCGCGTACGGCGAGCAGGGCTCGTACCGTTCGGCCGCCGACATCACCGGCCCGGAGTCGCTGGCGAAGGTACGGGCGCACAAGCAGGAGATGAAGGCGGCGGCGAAAGCAGAGAAAGCCGCAAAAGCCACCAAGGATCAGAAACCGTCCGGGAATTGA
- a CDS encoding M28 family metallopeptidase: protein MNATQRRAAAILAAAALATPLVLASPATAVKDPTAAPARDAAQLAKKLVRETTGQGAYKHLQKFQAIADSAGGHRAAGTLGHDASAAYVYQQLKKAGYNVSYEQFDFIYTETLAEKVSVVSPAPRALDVKAMTYTTSTPVGGIKADLAAVTVDADGTTGCEPGDYASGTFTGKIALIKRGGCSFAIKQQQAAAAGAAGALIYNNVAGVLSGTLGEPAAGKIPTGGLTQAEGEQLAADLAKGAINLSFEVRQLQQKRITNNVIAETKGGNAANTVMLGSHLDSVTAGPGINDNGSGSAGLLQTALELAKSKDKVRNKVRFAWWSAEENGLLGSEHYVNNLTALDKSEIKLYLNFDMIASPNYGLFVYDGDNSDNVGAGAGPEGSAQLERDITGFMDKRGLPHEGTDFSGRSDYGPFIEVGIPSGGTFTGAEGIKTAAQAAKFGGTAGVAYDVNYHAKGDDLKNVDMKAFDANIKVIANAVGTYAHDISSLRKPVVSTPTTGGESSGGGLHSDHDEVTQ, encoded by the coding sequence GTGAACGCTACCCAGCGCCGAGCCGCGGCCATTCTGGCCGCCGCCGCCCTCGCCACCCCGCTGGTCCTTGCCTCCCCCGCCACCGCGGTGAAGGACCCCACGGCCGCACCCGCCCGCGATGCCGCCCAGCTGGCGAAGAAGCTGGTCCGCGAAACCACTGGCCAGGGCGCCTACAAGCACCTGCAGAAGTTCCAGGCGATAGCCGACTCGGCCGGCGGTCACCGCGCCGCCGGCACCCTCGGACACGACGCCTCGGCCGCGTACGTGTACCAGCAGCTCAAGAAGGCCGGCTACAACGTCTCGTACGAGCAGTTCGACTTCATCTACACCGAGACGCTCGCCGAGAAGGTCTCCGTCGTCTCGCCCGCGCCCCGCGCCCTCGACGTCAAGGCGATGACGTACACCACGTCCACCCCGGTCGGCGGCATCAAGGCCGATCTGGCCGCCGTGACCGTCGACGCCGACGGCACCACCGGCTGCGAGCCCGGCGACTACGCCTCGGGCACCTTCACCGGAAAGATCGCGCTCATCAAGCGCGGCGGCTGCTCCTTCGCGATCAAGCAGCAGCAGGCCGCCGCGGCCGGCGCCGCCGGCGCGCTCATCTACAACAACGTCGCGGGCGTCCTCTCCGGCACCCTCGGCGAGCCCGCCGCGGGCAAGATCCCGACCGGTGGCCTCACCCAGGCCGAGGGCGAGCAGCTCGCCGCCGACCTCGCCAAGGGCGCGATCAACCTCTCCTTCGAGGTCCGCCAGCTCCAGCAGAAGCGCATCACCAACAACGTCATCGCGGAGACCAAGGGCGGCAACGCCGCCAACACCGTGATGCTCGGCTCGCACCTCGACTCCGTCACCGCCGGCCCCGGCATCAACGACAACGGCTCCGGCTCCGCCGGTCTCCTCCAGACCGCCCTGGAGCTCGCCAAGTCGAAGGACAAGGTCCGCAACAAGGTCCGCTTCGCCTGGTGGTCCGCGGAGGAGAACGGCCTCCTCGGCTCCGAGCACTACGTCAACAACCTCACCGCGCTCGACAAGAGCGAGATCAAGCTCTACCTCAACTTCGACATGATCGCCTCGCCGAACTACGGCCTGTTCGTCTACGACGGCGACAACTCGGACAACGTCGGCGCGGGCGCGGGCCCCGAGGGCTCCGCCCAGCTGGAGCGGGACATCACCGGCTTCATGGACAAGCGCGGACTCCCGCACGAGGGCACCGACTTCTCCGGCCGCTCCGACTACGGCCCGTTCATCGAGGTCGGCATCCCCTCCGGCGGCACCTTCACCGGCGCCGAGGGCATCAAGACCGCGGCCCAGGCGGCCAAGTTCGGCGGCACGGCGGGCGTCGCGTACGACGTGAACTACCACGCCAAGGGCGACGACCTGAAGAACGTCGACATGAAGGCCTTCGACGCCAACATCAAGGTCATCGCCAACGCCGTGGGCACCTACGCCCACGACATCTCCTCCCTGCGCAAGCCGGTCGTCTCCACCCCGACCACGGGCGGCGAGAGCAGCGGCGGCGGCCTGCACAGCGACCACGACGAGGTCACCCAGTAG
- a CDS encoding helicase HerA-like domain-containing protein: MSVSEQPPAAAGGAQEAPAAAPAGPAAEIAAGYAFEGAALDLGALLWDGACHPDAPIRIPLPVLNRHGLVAGATGTGKTKTLQLIAEQLSANGVPVFLADIKGDVSGVSAPGKDGEKVRERAAQVGQEWRATGFPCEFYGLGGTGPGIPVRATVTSFGPVLLSKVLQLNQTQEQSLGLIFHYADSKGLELVDLKDLRAVVAFLVSDVGKAELKGIGGLSTVTAGVILRSITAFEQQGAGNFFGEPEFDTSEFLRTAADGRGIVSVLELPAVQDKPQLFSTFLMWMLADLFNDLPEVGDLEKPKLVFFFDEAHLLFKGASKPFLESITQTVRLIRSKGIGVFFVTQTPKDVPSDVLAQLGNRVQHALRAFTPDDAKALKATVRTFPNSPYDLEEVLTGLGTGEAVITVLSEKGAPTPVAATRLRAPESLMGPIDAAALDAAVKGSPLYGRYAEAVDRESAYEKLTAEQRAAEAAALEAAAAKEAEKPQKEGAARAPKPEPSLAEQVVGSGMFKSLARSIGTQLGREISRSIFGTARRKR, translated from the coding sequence ATGAGCGTGAGCGAGCAGCCACCGGCCGCTGCCGGAGGAGCCCAGGAGGCCCCTGCCGCCGCACCGGCCGGGCCCGCCGCCGAGATCGCCGCCGGGTACGCCTTCGAGGGCGCGGCACTCGATCTGGGGGCTCTGCTCTGGGACGGTGCCTGTCACCCGGACGCGCCGATCCGGATCCCGCTGCCCGTGCTCAACCGGCACGGTCTGGTCGCCGGGGCCACCGGCACCGGCAAGACGAAGACCCTGCAGCTGATCGCCGAGCAGCTCTCGGCGAACGGCGTGCCGGTCTTCCTCGCCGACATCAAGGGCGACGTCTCCGGCGTCTCGGCCCCCGGGAAGGACGGCGAGAAGGTCCGGGAGCGGGCCGCCCAGGTCGGCCAGGAGTGGCGGGCGACGGGCTTCCCCTGCGAGTTCTACGGGCTCGGTGGGACCGGCCCCGGCATCCCGGTGCGCGCCACGGTGACCAGTTTCGGCCCCGTACTCCTGTCGAAGGTGCTCCAGCTCAACCAGACGCAGGAGCAGTCCCTCGGCCTGATCTTCCATTACGCCGATTCCAAGGGCCTGGAGCTGGTGGACCTGAAGGACCTGCGGGCGGTGGTGGCGTTCCTGGTCTCGGACGTCGGGAAGGCCGAGCTCAAGGGGATCGGCGGGCTCTCGACGGTGACGGCCGGGGTGATCCTGCGGTCGATCACGGCCTTCGAGCAGCAGGGCGCGGGGAACTTCTTCGGGGAGCCGGAGTTCGACACGTCCGAGTTCCTGCGGACGGCGGCGGACGGTCGGGGGATCGTCTCGGTCCTGGAGCTGCCGGCCGTGCAGGACAAGCCGCAGCTCTTCTCGACGTTCCTGATGTGGATGCTGGCGGACCTCTTCAACGACCTTCCGGAGGTCGGTGATCTGGAGAAGCCGAAGCTGGTCTTCTTCTTCGACGAGGCGCATCTGCTGTTCAAGGGGGCGTCGAAGCCGTTCCTGGAGTCGATCACCCAGACGGTGCGGCTGATCCGCTCGAAGGGGATCGGCGTGTTCTTCGTGACGCAGACGCCGAAGGACGTGCCCTCGGACGTGCTCGCCCAGCTCGGCAACCGGGTGCAGCACGCGCTGCGGGCCTTCACCCCGGACGACGCGAAGGCCCTCAAGGCGACGGTGCGGACGTTCCCGAACTCGCCGTACGACCTGGAGGAGGTCCTCACGGGGCTCGGTACGGGCGAGGCGGTGATCACCGTACTGAGCGAGAAGGGCGCCCCGACCCCGGTGGCGGCGACCCGGCTGCGGGCGCCGGAGTCGCTGATGGGCCCGATCGACGCGGCGGCCCTGGACGCGGCGGTGAAGGGCTCTCCGCTGTACGGGCGGTACGCGGAGGCGGTGGACCGCGAGTCGGCGTACGAGAAGCTGACGGCCGAGCAGCGGGCGGCGGAGGCGGCGGCCCTGGAGGCAGCGGCGGCCAAGGAGGCCGAGAAGCCGCAGAAGGAGGGTGCGGCGAGGGCTCCGAAGCCGGAGCCCTCGCTCGCCGAACAGGTGGTGGGCAGTGGGATGTTCAAGTCCCTGGCGCGGTCGATCGGCACCCAGCTGGGCCGGGAGATCAGCCGGTCGATCTTCGGTACTGCCCGCCGTAAGCGGTAA
- a CDS encoding type II toxin-antitoxin system VapB family antitoxin: protein MIFKRIGNGKPYPDHGRESTRQWADVAPRPVRLDQLVTTKGQLDLETLLAEDSTFYGDLFAHVVKWQGDLYLEDGLHRAVRAALQQRQVLHARVLEMD from the coding sequence GTGATCTTCAAGCGCATCGGAAACGGAAAGCCGTATCCCGACCACGGCCGGGAAAGCACCCGGCAGTGGGCGGACGTCGCCCCGCGCCCGGTCCGCCTCGATCAGCTGGTCACCACCAAGGGCCAGCTGGACCTGGAGACGCTGCTCGCCGAGGACTCCACGTTCTACGGCGACCTCTTCGCGCACGTCGTGAAGTGGCAGGGCGATCTCTACCTCGAGGACGGACTGCACCGCGCCGTCCGCGCGGCGCTCCAGCAGCGCCAGGTGCTGCACGCCCGCGTCCTGGAAATGGACTGA
- a CDS encoding LytR C-terminal domain-containing protein, producing the protein MSMLTPPGMGGKYRITGDTYPRMRRPRRRRRIVLAAAAAVVVLGAAGWGTLQLVDVFSGDEGKKTTAGRQADCKPVAKATTPPAAAFPKPAQITVNVYNATPRSGLAKTTADELKKRGFKIGKVGNAPTAYDKKVPGAGLLLGATTATKGAFPVLGTQLAGATTKTDTRGTADVDLIIGTAFKNLSPKTTADAALVALTKPAPVPTGKC; encoded by the coding sequence ATGAGCATGCTCACTCCCCCCGGAATGGGCGGAAAGTACCGCATCACAGGGGACACCTACCCCCGCATGCGCCGCCCGCGGCGCCGTCGCAGGATCGTCCTCGCGGCCGCGGCCGCCGTGGTCGTGCTCGGCGCCGCCGGCTGGGGCACGCTCCAGCTCGTCGACGTCTTCTCGGGCGACGAGGGCAAGAAGACGACGGCCGGCAGACAGGCCGACTGCAAACCCGTCGCCAAGGCGACGACCCCGCCCGCGGCCGCCTTCCCCAAGCCCGCCCAGATCACGGTCAACGTCTACAACGCGACCCCGCGCAGCGGGCTCGCCAAGACGACCGCGGACGAGCTCAAGAAACGCGGCTTCAAGATCGGCAAGGTGGGGAATGCACCCACCGCCTACGACAAGAAGGTCCCCGGCGCCGGCCTGCTGCTCGGCGCCACTACCGCCACCAAGGGCGCCTTCCCGGTCCTCGGCACCCAGCTCGCGGGCGCCACGACCAAGACGGACACCCGGGGCACCGCGGACGTGGACCTGATCATCGGGACCGCCTTCAAGAACCTGTCCCCGAAAACGACGGCGGACGCGGCCCTGGTCGCCCTGACCAAACCCGCGCCCGTACCGACCGGAAAGTGCTGA
- the upp gene encoding uracil phosphoribosyltransferase → MRLHVVDHPLVAHKLTTLRDKRTDSATFRRLADELVTLLAYEATRDVRTEQVDIETPVTPTTGVKLSYPRPLVVPILRAGLGMLDGMVRLLPTAEVGFLGMIRNEETLEASTYATRMPEDLSGRQVYVLDPMLATGGTLVAAIQELIKRGADDVTAVVLLAAPEGVEVMERELAGTPVTVVTASVDERLNENGYIVPGLGDAGDRMYGSAE, encoded by the coding sequence ATGCGTCTCCACGTCGTCGATCACCCGCTGGTCGCCCACAAGCTCACCACGCTGCGCGACAAGCGCACGGATTCCGCGACCTTCCGTCGGCTCGCCGACGAGCTGGTCACCCTGCTCGCCTACGAGGCCACCAGGGACGTCCGGACCGAGCAGGTCGACATCGAGACCCCCGTGACGCCCACGACCGGCGTGAAGCTGTCGTACCCGCGTCCGCTGGTGGTCCCGATCCTGCGCGCCGGACTGGGCATGCTCGACGGCATGGTCCGGCTGCTCCCGACCGCCGAGGTCGGCTTCCTGGGCATGATCCGCAACGAGGAGACGCTGGAGGCGTCGACCTACGCGACGCGGATGCCGGAGGACCTCTCGGGTCGTCAGGTGTACGTCCTGGACCCGATGCTGGCGACCGGCGGCACGCTGGTCGCGGCGATCCAGGAGCTGATCAAGCGCGGCGCCGACGATGTGACCGCGGTCGTGCTCCTCGCCGCTCCGGAGGGCGTCGAGGTCATGGAGCGCGAGCTCGCGGGCACCCCCGTCACCGTCGTCACGGCCTCGGTCGACGAGCGTCTCAACGAGAACGGCTACATCGTTCCGGGCCTGGGCGACGCGGGCGACCGCATGTACGGCTCCGCCGAGTAG
- a CDS encoding tRNA adenosine deaminase-associated protein has product MYFAALLARTEDGWEASDTELDDVETLSDLTELAREASDDDTVIVFIEQEDAWFGIVRIEGEEDPRIYVSDGAAAARSSYGEILTREILGDDLDDIVDELESLDLDGTEDGEPLDGDSDEDDEETGVAAEAVPAAPVGDRLILADLGMPPADLLALDSDALAEIADALGAAEVLEAVR; this is encoded by the coding sequence GTGTACTTCGCCGCACTGCTCGCGCGCACCGAAGACGGGTGGGAAGCGAGCGACACGGAGCTCGACGACGTGGAGACCCTGTCGGATCTGACCGAGCTCGCCCGCGAGGCCTCGGACGACGACACGGTGATCGTCTTCATCGAGCAGGAGGACGCGTGGTTCGGGATCGTTCGGATCGAGGGTGAGGAAGACCCTCGCATCTACGTCTCGGACGGCGCCGCCGCCGCCCGTTCCTCGTACGGGGAGATCCTCACCCGGGAGATCCTCGGCGACGACCTGGACGACATCGTCGACGAGCTCGAGTCGCTGGACCTGGACGGCACCGAGGACGGGGAGCCGCTCGACGGCGACTCGGACGAGGACGACGAGGAGACGGGCGTCGCCGCCGAGGCCGTGCCCGCCGCTCCGGTCGGCGACCGGCTGATCCTGGCGGACCTCGGCATGCCGCCGGCCGATCTGCTGGCGCTCGACAGCGACGCGCTCGCGGAGATCGCGGACGCTCTGGGGGCCGCCGAGGTCCTGGAGGCCGTCCGCTAG
- the tadA gene encoding tRNA adenosine(34) deaminase TadA — protein MRLALAEADAAVPAGDVPVGAVVLGPDGTVIARGHNEREATRDPTAHAEVLALRRAAAATGEWRLTGCTLVVTLEPCVMCAGALVQSRVERVVFGAPDEKLGAAGSLWDLVRDRRLNHRPEVVQGVLAEECAEQLTAFFRTR, from the coding sequence ATGCGCCTCGCTCTCGCCGAGGCCGACGCGGCCGTGCCGGCCGGTGACGTACCGGTCGGCGCGGTCGTGCTCGGCCCCGACGGCACCGTGATCGCCCGCGGGCACAACGAGCGGGAGGCGACCAGAGACCCCACCGCGCACGCCGAGGTGCTCGCCCTGCGCCGGGCGGCCGCGGCGACCGGCGAGTGGCGCCTGACGGGCTGCACGCTCGTCGTGACCCTGGAGCCGTGCGTGATGTGCGCGGGCGCACTCGTCCAGTCGCGGGTCGAGCGGGTGGTGTTCGGCGCACCCGACGAGAAGCTGGGCGCGGCGGGTTCGCTCTGGGACCTCGTACGGGACCGCCGGCTCAACCACCGCCCCGAGGTGGTCCAGGGCGTGCTCGCCGAGGAGTGCGCGGAGCAGCTGACGGCCTTCTTCCGCACCCGCTGA
- a CDS encoding Dabb family protein: MIRHLVLFKLNDGVARDEPRVVAGVEAFRALGDQIPELRFWECDWNITDRPIAYDFAINSAVEDTDALQRYLDHPAHQAGVAQWREFATWVIADYAF, translated from the coding sequence GTGATCCGCCATCTGGTCCTCTTCAAGCTCAACGACGGCGTCGCACGCGACGAGCCGCGTGTCGTCGCCGGTGTCGAGGCGTTCCGCGCGCTCGGCGACCAGATTCCGGAGCTCCGCTTCTGGGAGTGCGACTGGAACATCACGGACCGGCCGATCGCGTACGACTTCGCCATCAACTCGGCCGTCGAGGACACGGACGCGCTCCAGCGCTACCTGGACCACCCCGCGCACCAGGCGGGTGTCGCCCAGTGGCGCGAGTTCGCCACCTGGGTGATCGCGGACTACGCGTTCTAG